The proteins below come from a single Mytilus edulis chromosome 5, xbMytEdul2.2, whole genome shotgun sequence genomic window:
- the LOC139525564 gene encoding transmembrane protein 64-like codes for MNMAEENTPDFAHRLSQRLHLNDIHVKPQLILGESSEFDDIFLSKSKQHLSVKEYKLNHGEDIECRSTDSESSSEVGDLFNTEVSCYQVSVTSFIVISLTCLAVVFCHQYIKKLLIWLEDVDLVVGFLIFILLFTLVSFPVAWGYMLLMLACGYLYGYIYGPLVVTFFGAVGILIAHLTMKHCCRDWILTKFYNRQIEAFITVVESKQGFKIVALSRLTPIPFGLQNGIFSLTNIPMLKYSAASAIGLGPTAVLNCYMGSTLRSMEDVLSDGSSATTGYIIFAIQIIITVILLTFVVRKARAELKKAVEGDKSKAQIVPLTIDDETVVLVTPEILKSQGS; via the exons ATGAACATGGCCGAGGAAAATACACCGGATTTTGCACATAGACTCTCACAAAGACTACATTtgaatgatattcatgtaaaacCACAACTTATTCTTGGTGAATCTTCAGAATTTGATGATATTTTCTTATCGAAGTCAAAGCAGCACCTCTCGGTCAAAGAGTATAAATTGAACCATGGTGAGGACATTGAATGCAGAAGTACAGACTCTGAAAGTTCAAGTGAAGTGGGAGATTTATTTAACACGGAAGTCAGTTGCTATCAAGTATCCGTCACATCTTTTATTGTGATATCATTAACATGTTTAGCTGTTGTATTTTGTCACCAGTACATCAAGAAACTTTTGATCTGGTTGGAAGATGTAGATCTCGTTGTAGGTTTCCTGatatttattttactgtttaCTCTAGTTTCCTTTCCTGTGGCTTGGGGCTACATGTTACTGATGCTAGCATGTGGATATctatatggttatatttatggACCATTGGTTGTGACATTTTTTGGTGCTGTAGGAATTTTAATTGCACATTTGACAATGAAACATTGTTGTAGAGATTGGATTTTGACAAAGTTTTACAACAGACAAATAGAAGCCTTTATTACTGTAGTGGAGAGTAAACAAGGATTTAAAATAGTTGCACTTTCCAGGCTGACACCAATTCCATTTGGTCTACAGAATGGTATATTCTCA tTAACAAATATTCCAATGTTAAAATACTCCGCAGCATCAGCCATAGGATTAGGTCCAACAGCTGTATTGAATTGTTACATGGGATCAACTTTAAGGTCCATGGAGGATGTCTTGTCTGATGGATCCAGTGCAACCACAGGTTACATCATTTTTGCAATACAG ATCATTATAACAGTGATCTTGCTGACCTTTGTAGTACGTAAAGCACGTGCAGAGTTAAAGAAAGCAGTTGAAGGAGATAAATCTAAAGCACAGATAGTGCCTTTAACAATAGATGATGAGACTGTTGTCTTGGTAACACCAGAAATATTAAAGTCACAAGGAAGTTGA